The sequence ACTCATCCGAGAGTGCCACCTCCTCCAGTTTCAAGGCGATATCGAGGAGTGGATTCTTGCCAGTCACATCAAATACGTCATAGGCAACGTTCTTAATGATCTTGGCACGAGGATCATAATTTTTATAGACCCGATGACCAAAACCCTGCAGCCGTCCGTGGCCCTCTTTGACTGAGCGAACAAAATCTGGAACATTCTCAATACTGCCGATCTCGGTCAGCATCTTCACTACCGCCTCGTTCGCACCGCCGTGACGTGGTCCATAGAGAGCCGCACAGGCAGCGGCAGCTGAGGAGTAGGGATCGGAGTGAGCAGAACCAACCACCCGCATCGCCGTTGTTGAACAGTTCTGTTCATGATCAGCGTGGAGAATGAAGAGAACATCGACCGCTCGGATCAGCCTAGGATCTGCCTCATACCGAGGCTCAGCGATCTTCCACATCATGGAGAGGAAGTTCTCAGGGAAGCTTAGCGCATTATCAGGATAGACAAAAGGCATGCCCTGGGAGAAACGATAGGCAGCAGCCGCTAACGTCGGCATCTTCGCAATCAATCGTACGATCTGGCGATGACGAGCCTCGGGGTCGAAGATCTCCTTGGCGTCCAGATAGAAGGTAGAGAGCGCCGCAACCGCTGAGACCAGGATGCCCATCGGGTGAGCATCGTAGTGAAAACCCTCAAGAAAACGCTTACGCACGTTCTCATGGATGAAGGTGTGGTGGGTAACCTCGTCGACCCAAGCCGACAGCTGCTGTTCGGTCGGCAGTTCGCCATTCAAGAGGAGATAGGCGACCTCAAGATAGGTCGATTTCTCGGCGAGTTGCTCGATTGGGTAACCGCGATAGCGGAGGATCCCCGCCTCCCCGTCAAGATACGAAATACTACTCTCTGACATCGCTGTCGTCGCGAGAGCCGGATCAAGGAACCAGATACCAGGCAAATGCTTGTTCCACTGTTCCGCGGACACCGTCCCGTCAACGATCGGGACCTCGAACGCCTCGCCCGTACGGTTGTCTGTGATCGTAATTGAATCAGCCATTTTCTCCTCTTCTTGTCTCGTGGCTTTTAACTTGCCTCCACTACAAAACGGTACACACTTGTGTCGCGAACTACAAACCCAACCGACTCATACAGGCCATGAGCAGCGACCCTGCTGGCCCTTGACGTCAGGTCGACGGTCGCTACGCCGAGTTCCTCCGCGGCTCGTAGGGCTCGTTGGGTCAGCAACCGACCCAGCCCCTTTCCTCGCAAGGAGGTATCTACCACCACATCCTCTACCCATGCCCGCTGCCCGGTCAGTATCGGGAAAACAACCAGGGTCAACATGGCGCCGATCTGACCCTGCCGGTTAACGGCAACGAAGAGATGCGACGAAGGCGCGGCGAGGACTTCGTCGAGCCGTTCCAGTGTGAGCGACCCAGCTCGCTGCGAAAGCTGTGGTAAGAGCAGATTGATTGCCTGGAGGAGCTCGAAGTTTCCCTCCTTCGGTTGTATGACTTGCCACTCGTCCACAGCCATCATCAAAACTCCTCTCGTTTACCTTCAGTTTTCACCTTTGGCAACTAGCATAGATACGATGAGAGATATCGTCTGGCATAGGCGGGTAGGCCAACGCCGAAAGCCCGCGACGCTCATCGCGGCGCTTTCTGGGTGGACCGATGCAGGTGATGCCGCAACAATTGCCTATAATCAGATCAGTACGGCTCTTGGACTCGTCGATCTTGCGTATCTCGATCCAGAGAAGTTCTATGACTTTTCCATGGTCCGACCCATGGTAACCATTGACCACCGCGGCATCTCCGAGCTACGTTGGAGTACGCTCGTCATCGGCGAGGCGACCACAAAGCGCTATGGACCGGTCTTCTTCCTCTTTGGACCCGAGCCACAGTTTCGGTGGAAGACCGCATCGGCAGAACTGCTTGCGGTAGCTAACCTGCTGGCTGTTGACCGGGTCATTACCCTTGGTTCGCTCCTCGCGCCTGCACCGCACACGAAACCACCACGGCTGTTTGGTTATGCGAGTACTCCAGACGTCGCCGACCTGCTCCAACTCGACAGTCCTCGCTACGAGGGGCCCACTGGCTTTCTGAGTGTGCTCCAGTCAGCCTCAGTGAGCTATGGCACGGAGATCGTTTCCCTCTGGGTCGAAGTGCCGCACTATCTCAGCCAGTTTCCGGCGCAACGCTCAGCACTTGCCCTCCTACGTCAACTTGAGATCCTCCTCGGCATGGAAGAGGACTTCCGCGAGCTCAGAGAGGACCTTGGCGACACTGATCAAGAAGTGAAGGACTTCGTCTCTCGGGACCCCGATCTCGTCGCCTATATCTCGTCGCTGGAGTCCAACTACGAACAGGAACTCAACGTACGATCATCGATCGATACCATCGCCATTGAGGCGGAACGCTTTCTTCGCAGACAGCAGGGAGAGTAACCAAAGAAGGTGCAACCCTATCCCTCGACACA is a genomic window of Ferrimicrobium sp. containing:
- a CDS encoding citrate synthase; the encoded protein is MADSITITDNRTGEAFEVPIVDGTVSAEQWNKHLPGIWFLDPALATTAMSESSISYLDGEAGILRYRGYPIEQLAEKSTYLEVAYLLLNGELPTEQQLSAWVDEVTHHTFIHENVRKRFLEGFHYDAHPMGILVSAVAALSTFYLDAKEIFDPEARHRQIVRLIAKMPTLAAAAYRFSQGMPFVYPDNALSFPENFLSMMWKIAEPRYEADPRLIRAVDVLFILHADHEQNCSTTAMRVVGSAHSDPYSSAAAACAALYGPRHGGANEAVVKMLTEIGSIENVPDFVRSVKEGHGRLQGFGHRVYKNYDPRAKIIKNVAYDVFDVTGKNPLLDIALKLEEVALSDEYFISRKLYPNVDFYSGLIYQAMGFPVDMFPVLFAIPRMSGWLAHWQELLDQDAKIARPRQRYIGADKRDFVPIADR
- a CDS encoding N-acetyltransferase — protein: MMAVDEWQVIQPKEGNFELLQAINLLLPQLSQRAGSLTLERLDEVLAAPSSHLFVAVNRQGQIGAMLTLVVFPILTGQRAWVEDVVVDTSLRGKGLGRLLTQRALRAAEELGVATVDLTSRASRVAAHGLYESVGFVVRDTSVYRFVVEAS
- a CDS encoding PAC2 family protein → MRDIVWHRRVGQRRKPATLIAALSGWTDAGDAATIAYNQISTALGLVDLAYLDPEKFYDFSMVRPMVTIDHRGISELRWSTLVIGEATTKRYGPVFFLFGPEPQFRWKTASAELLAVANLLAVDRVITLGSLLAPAPHTKPPRLFGYASTPDVADLLQLDSPRYEGPTGFLSVLQSASVSYGTEIVSLWVEVPHYLSQFPAQRSALALLRQLEILLGMEEDFRELREDLGDTDQEVKDFVSRDPDLVAYISSLESNYEQELNVRSSIDTIAIEAERFLRRQQGE